From a region of the Paenibacillus lutimineralis genome:
- a CDS encoding GH92 family glycosyl hydrolase encodes MLHYIDTRQGTNNKHSYSNGNTLPYTSVPFGMNHFAVQTNDEGSWFFNPLDRVFHGFRLTHQPSPWMGDFAHFLMTPIADDKIRGTVFTCQSSYRPEEAVFKPNYVRVKQQRYNITSELVPTCYGAALRIQYNSRHQAGLVLNVKNISEWHIDAANRKLIGYVSNFAGCHDDQFRMYVAMSFNKEIDLSTSGYYDEEGKLYSEASVSGKDRHFVIRFKNCETDSLHIKLATSFISGEQANLNLERELNLSIDELKEQSAQAWNHYLSKIQVSHSNEEYLRTFYTCMYRMFLFPQKFYELDANMEPVHYDTTARAVKKGVLYTNNGFWDTYKTVYPLYSIIAPEEYEEMLEGYLNSYREAGFLPKWLSPDERGLMPGTLIDAVIADAAAKGIGLNMMPELLEAMLKAATTQSEQTCYGRQGTLDYIKYGYVPSNYHESVNHTLDYAYSDYCISRVAEMLGKSDIADKYRESALNYRNIFDSEIGFMRAKDQNGQFRPDFNDTSWGRDYAEGSAWQNGFAVFQDFQGLIDAYGSKDRFFDKITELCNKAPDFDVLGYGFEIHEMSEMAAIDFGQVAISNQPSFHIPYLFNYVGQPASSQVVIKQIVTNLFNSGFNGYPGDEDNGSMAGWYVFSSMGFYPVSPGSNEYVLGIPLFDQVTIELPNGKQMQIHTDNNNPQSNFVSSVKLAGQDYTKLFITHEDIMEGKPLDFRLGLAPTYRDYKPEELPFSISK; translated from the coding sequence ATGCTGCATTATATTGATACCAGACAAGGCACCAACAACAAGCACTCTTATTCGAATGGGAACACGCTTCCATATACATCAGTCCCGTTCGGCATGAATCACTTTGCCGTTCAGACTAATGATGAGGGAAGCTGGTTCTTTAACCCGCTGGACCGCGTCTTCCACGGCTTCCGGCTCACCCACCAACCAAGTCCATGGATGGGGGATTTCGCCCATTTTCTAATGACACCTATTGCAGATGATAAGATTAGAGGCACTGTCTTCACCTGCCAGAGCTCTTACCGGCCGGAAGAAGCGGTATTCAAACCGAACTATGTCAGAGTAAAGCAACAGCGCTACAATATTACGAGCGAACTCGTTCCGACTTGCTACGGGGCTGCACTGCGCATCCAGTATAATTCCCGCCATCAGGCCGGGCTTGTGTTGAACGTGAAGAACATCAGCGAATGGCATATTGATGCCGCTAACCGCAAACTCATCGGCTATGTCAGCAATTTTGCCGGCTGCCATGACGATCAATTCCGCATGTACGTAGCGATGAGCTTCAATAAAGAGATCGATCTAAGCACTTCCGGCTACTACGATGAAGAGGGCAAGCTCTATAGCGAAGCATCAGTCAGTGGTAAGGACCGTCATTTCGTTATCCGCTTCAAGAACTGTGAGACAGATTCCCTTCATATCAAGCTAGCGACTTCTTTTATTAGTGGTGAGCAAGCTAATCTTAACTTGGAGCGAGAACTGAATCTGTCTATCGACGAGTTGAAGGAGCAAAGCGCACAGGCCTGGAACCACTATTTGAGCAAAATCCAAGTATCGCACTCCAATGAAGAGTATCTGCGCACCTTCTACACTTGCATGTATCGCATGTTCTTGTTCCCGCAGAAATTTTACGAGCTTGATGCCAATATGGAACCGGTTCATTATGATACAACAGCAAGAGCGGTGAAGAAAGGTGTTCTGTATACGAATAACGGCTTCTGGGATACTTATAAAACCGTCTATCCACTCTACTCCATCATTGCTCCAGAGGAATATGAAGAGATGCTGGAAGGCTATCTGAACTCTTACCGGGAAGCTGGTTTCCTGCCGAAATGGTTGTCCCCGGATGAGCGCGGACTGATGCCGGGCACCTTGATCGACGCTGTTATCGCGGATGCCGCAGCCAAGGGAATCGGATTGAACATGATGCCTGAGCTATTGGAAGCGATGCTGAAGGCGGCGACAACCCAGAGCGAGCAGACCTGCTACGGTCGCCAAGGCACATTGGACTATATTAAATACGGCTATGTTCCAAGCAACTATCATGAGAGCGTTAACCATACGCTGGACTATGCTTATAGTGATTATTGCATCAGCCGTGTCGCCGAAATGCTGGGTAAGTCAGATATCGCTGACAAATACCGCGAGAGCGCGCTGAATTACCGTAATATCTTTGATTCCGAGATCGGCTTCATGCGGGCAAAAGATCAGAACGGACAATTCCGTCCAGACTTCAACGATACGAGCTGGGGACGAGACTATGCCGAAGGAAGCGCCTGGCAGAACGGCTTCGCTGTATTCCAGGATTTCCAAGGGCTGATAGATGCCTATGGTTCGAAGGATCGCTTCTTCGATAAGATCACAGAACTATGTAATAAAGCACCGGATTTTGATGTACTAGGCTACGGCTTCGAAATTCATGAGATGAGTGAAATGGCAGCTATCGATTTTGGGCAAGTGGCCATCTCCAATCAGCCAAGCTTCCACATTCCGTATCTGTTCAACTATGTTGGACAGCCAGCCTCGTCACAGGTCGTGATCAAACAGATCGTTACGAATCTGTTCAACAGCGGCTTTAATGGATATCCTGGAGACGAGGATAACGGCAGTATGGCCGGCTGGTATGTATTCAGCTCCATGGGCTTCTACCCAGTATCCCCTGGCAGCAACGAGTACGTGCTTGGCATTCCGTTATTCGATCAGGTAACGATTGAGCTGCCTAACGGCAAGCAGATGCAAATCCATACGGATAACAATAATCCGCAGTCCAACTTCGTGTCCAGCGTCAAGCTGGCTGGACAGGATTACACCAAGCTATTTATTACCCACGAAGATATTATGGAAGGCAAGCCACTCGACTTCCGTCTCGGCTTAGCTCCAACTTACCGCGACTACAAGCCAGAAGAGCTTCCTTTCTCGATCTCAAAATAA
- a CDS encoding AraC family transcriptional regulator — protein MSIYLELPELNKDFSFKSFVNSGAGLCYPHWHKEIEIIYVTKGSLELGINDVPIRMHAGQIQFIVGGDVHYFLAAPEGERIVIQFDLSLFYDSSTDVERKKSISDSFMKMEHSSWKWPEHVMKRMRALVEDMHEENVSRREGYMYMVKARLFEMLPMIFRDIPRNEMAEYASNGNIQSRETLEQLERVFSYVEEHYQESVTLKEVAEYMGFDPFYFSRLFKKNTGKNFITFLNEYRLNKAKWLLLTEEGSMADVAEASGFGSVKTFHHLFKEATGLSPLKYRKTLAGKE, from the coding sequence GTGAGTATTTATTTGGAACTACCAGAGCTGAATAAGGATTTTTCTTTTAAGAGCTTTGTTAATTCTGGTGCAGGGTTATGCTATCCGCATTGGCACAAAGAAATAGAAATTATATATGTGACGAAGGGCAGCCTGGAGCTGGGAATTAACGATGTTCCGATTCGAATGCATGCCGGACAGATTCAGTTCATTGTCGGCGGGGACGTCCATTATTTCCTGGCTGCTCCGGAGGGTGAGCGGATCGTCATTCAATTTGATCTGAGCTTGTTCTATGATTCGTCTACCGATGTAGAGCGGAAGAAATCAATTAGTGATTCCTTTATGAAAATGGAGCATTCGAGCTGGAAATGGCCTGAGCATGTGATGAAGCGTATGCGTGCCCTGGTGGAGGACATGCACGAGGAGAATGTTTCACGCCGGGAAGGCTACATGTATATGGTGAAGGCACGGTTATTTGAGATGCTGCCGATGATTTTCAGAGACATTCCTCGTAATGAAATGGCCGAGTACGCCAGCAACGGAAATATCCAGTCTCGTGAGACACTGGAGCAGCTGGAGCGAGTCTTCTCCTATGTTGAGGAGCATTATCAGGAATCAGTGACGCTGAAGGAAGTGGCTGAATATATGGGCTTTGATCCTTTCTATTTCAGCAGGCTGTTTAAGAAGAATACTGGGAAGAATTTCATTACGTTTCTAAATGAATACCGCTTGAATAAGGCGAAATGGCTGCTGCTAACCGAGGAAGGCTCAATGGCTGATGTCGCTGAAGCTTCGGGCTTCGGCAGTGTGAAGACTTTCCATCACCTATTCAAAGAGGCGACTGGCCTTTCACCGTTAAAATATAGGAAGACGTTGGCGGGGAAAGAGTAA
- a CDS encoding ThuA domain-containing protein: MTRVTVWNEYRHEQTDAKVREVYPEGIHGQLASFLKEAGMDVKTATLDEPEHGLTEEVLNDTDVLIWWGHVAHQEVSNEIVERVHRHVLRGMGLVVLHSAHMSKIFIKLMGTSCDLKWREANERERLWVMDPSHPIAEGIGEYIELEQEEMYGTHFDVPAPDELIFVGWFEGGNVFPSGSTYRRGNGKIFYFQPGHETHPTYYHPDIQKVIINGVRWCEPVKRDYPVYGHSEALEQISKKN, translated from the coding sequence ATGACTAGAGTAACGGTATGGAATGAATATCGTCATGAGCAGACGGACGCTAAGGTCCGCGAGGTATACCCGGAAGGAATTCACGGACAACTGGCCAGCTTCTTGAAGGAAGCAGGCATGGATGTGAAGACGGCAACACTGGATGAGCCAGAGCATGGCCTAACTGAGGAAGTGCTTAACGATACCGACGTATTGATCTGGTGGGGACATGTCGCCCATCAAGAAGTAAGCAATGAAATCGTAGAACGGGTACATCGCCATGTCCTTCGTGGAATGGGACTTGTCGTACTGCACTCCGCGCATATGTCGAAAATCTTCATAAAGCTGATGGGCACGAGCTGCGACTTGAAATGGCGCGAAGCGAATGAGCGTGAGCGTCTGTGGGTTATGGATCCAAGCCATCCAATTGCGGAAGGCATTGGGGAATATATCGAGCTGGAACAGGAAGAAATGTATGGTACTCATTTCGATGTGCCGGCGCCAGATGAGCTGATCTTTGTCGGCTGGTTTGAAGGCGGTAATGTATTCCCGAGCGGTTCGACTTATCGCCGCGGCAACGGGAAGATTTTCTACTTCCAGCCAGGTCATGAGACACATCCGACGTATTACCATCCAGATATTCAGAAGGTTATCATTAACGGAGTTCGTTGGTGCGAACCTGTGAAACGTGATTATCCGGTCTACGGTCATTCCGAAGCGTTAGAGCAGATCAGCAAGAAGAATTAG